The Mesorhizobium sp. NBSH29 genome has a segment encoding these proteins:
- a CDS encoding GNAT family N-acetyltransferase, whose translation MMVDAAAAGRQSRSVASGARSAHVRTDPDAALVAYRNACTASSASPSQDFGWIDAWARHVVPDFIVATLGPVEAPVFALALEVVKSGPLKVARFMGERHANGNFAPLSGIVAPSELDALFAAIHAARPDIDMLALERLAETCGTATNPLLAFQNAPSANLALAVSLEGGFEALLSRTSGKRKRKKHRSQQRKFEAAGGFRRVEAKTPADVDALLDAFFVMKDERFRKLGIANVFGRQDVQSFFRALFAQALAENPPAYVLHGLEVDGQIRAITGSSRTCDRLVCEFGSISDDELASTSPGDFLFFENIREACEGGLSVYDFSVGDEPYKRLWCDLEIIQYDVLVPLTRRGALLAHVMRARNRITSFVKNSPLAWRLAKALRRRRGQGSAPVAEE comes from the coding sequence ATGATGGTGGACGCGGCAGCAGCAGGCCGGCAGAGCCGGTCCGTGGCCAGCGGAGCGCGGTCAGCGCATGTGCGAACGGACCCAGATGCGGCGCTCGTCGCTTACCGCAATGCCTGCACGGCATCCTCCGCTTCGCCCTCGCAAGATTTTGGCTGGATCGACGCCTGGGCCCGGCATGTTGTGCCGGACTTCATCGTCGCCACCCTTGGACCGGTCGAGGCACCCGTTTTCGCGCTGGCGCTTGAGGTGGTGAAGTCTGGACCGCTGAAGGTGGCGCGGTTCATGGGCGAGCGCCATGCCAATGGCAATTTTGCACCGCTATCGGGCATTGTCGCGCCTTCAGAACTCGATGCGCTGTTTGCTGCCATCCACGCTGCACGTCCTGATATCGACATGCTGGCGCTCGAGCGGCTGGCCGAAACGTGCGGCACAGCCACCAATCCGTTGCTGGCCTTCCAAAACGCACCAAGCGCGAACCTGGCGCTTGCGGTCAGTCTGGAAGGCGGATTTGAAGCGTTGCTCAGCCGCACCAGCGGCAAGAGAAAGCGGAAGAAACACCGGTCGCAACAGCGCAAGTTCGAGGCGGCTGGCGGATTTCGCCGCGTCGAGGCAAAAACACCGGCTGACGTCGATGCCCTGCTTGATGCGTTCTTCGTCATGAAAGATGAACGGTTTCGCAAGCTTGGTATTGCCAATGTTTTTGGCAGGCAGGACGTCCAGTCCTTTTTCCGCGCCCTGTTTGCGCAGGCACTGGCAGAAAACCCACCTGCCTATGTCCTGCACGGGCTGGAGGTGGATGGCCAGATCCGTGCCATCACCGGCTCAAGCCGCACGTGTGACAGGCTGGTCTGCGAGTTCGGTTCTATTTCTGACGACGAGCTTGCCTCAACCAGCCCAGGCGATTTCCTGTTCTTTGAAAACATCCGCGAGGCCTGCGAAGGAGGGCTTTCGGTCTATGATTTTTCCGTCGGCGATGAGCCCTACAAGCGGCTCTGGTGCGATCTGGAAATCATCCAGTATGATGTGCTGGTACCGCTGACCCGCCGTGGCGCGCTTTTGGCGCACGTGATGCGGGCACGCAACCGGATCACGTCGTTTGTCAAGAACAGCCCTTTGGCCTGGCGCCTGGCAAAGGCACTGCGTCGACGGCGCGGCCAGGGCAGTGCCCCGGTCGCCGAAGAATGA
- a CDS encoding polysaccharide biosynthesis/export family protein gives MKCPRFFVHAMLAMLVLGGCSSYRPAPAAFHEVLDQPYRLGAGDRIRVTVFEQEALTNTYSIDQSGYLAFPLVGAISARGHTAQEIESQIAAKLKQGYLRDPDVSVEIDRYRPIFVMGEVGAAGQYSYVPGMTVQKAIAAAGGYSARANQANVDITRDINGKVMTGRVLTSDPLLPGDTVYVRERLF, from the coding sequence ATGAAGTGCCCTCGTTTCTTCGTTCACGCAATGCTGGCCATGCTGGTGCTGGGCGGCTGCTCGAGCTACCGGCCCGCGCCTGCTGCCTTTCACGAAGTCCTCGACCAACCCTATCGGCTGGGTGCAGGCGACCGCATTCGCGTCACCGTTTTCGAGCAGGAAGCGCTCACCAATACCTACAGCATCGACCAATCCGGCTATCTCGCCTTCCCTCTGGTGGGCGCTATTTCAGCGCGCGGGCACACCGCGCAGGAGATTGAAAGCCAGATCGCCGCCAAGCTTAAGCAAGGATATCTCCGTGACCCTGATGTTTCGGTGGAAATCGATCGCTATCGGCCAATCTTCGTGATGGGCGAAGTCGGTGCAGCCGGGCAATACTCTTATGTACCCGGCATGACGGTACAAAAGGCAATCGCAGCCGCTGGCGGTTATTCCGCCCGCGCCAACCAGGCTAATGTCGACATCACCCGCGACATTAACGGGAAGGTCATGACTGGACGAGTATTGACCTCCGATCCGCTTTTGCCTGGCGATACGGTCTACGTGCGCGAACGCCTGTTCTGA
- a CDS encoding glycosyltransferase family 4 protein: MTDKLRIVHCFRSPVGGIFRHVRDLAEAQIAEGHEVGIVCDSTTGGDFEERLFKTMEGKLALGLHRTPMQRHIGPGDLASAWRTYRLIKELKPDIIHGHGAKGGVYARVFGSLLRVSRSRVARLYSPHGGSLHYDETTRTGKVFFALERLMERFTDHLLFVSNYERKTFEHKIGVPTVPNDVVYNGLQPSEFIPVTPAPGAADLLYIGMMRDLKGPDLFIDAMAAAEKSLGRAIHAVMVGDGDDLPRYKAQATALGLEPRITFRPPMPAREAFALASLVVVPSRAEAMPYIVLEALGAGKPMIASAVGGIPEIFGAKSPAMVAPEVAALSGKINQALAEPGIYAAHMPPLSELKARFGADVMAKHVQKAYFAALDTQAR, from the coding sequence GTGACCGACAAGCTGCGCATCGTGCACTGCTTCCGATCGCCCGTCGGCGGAATTTTCCGCCATGTGCGCGATCTTGCTGAAGCGCAGATCGCCGAGGGCCATGAAGTCGGCATCGTGTGTGATTCCACCACCGGCGGCGACTTCGAAGAGCGCCTTTTCAAAACGATGGAAGGCAAGCTTGCGCTTGGCCTCCATCGGACGCCCATGCAGCGCCATATCGGGCCGGGCGATCTCGCCTCTGCTTGGCGCACATACAGACTTATCAAAGAATTGAAGCCGGATATTATCCACGGGCACGGCGCCAAGGGTGGCGTTTATGCACGGGTTTTCGGCTCACTGTTGCGGGTGTCAAGGTCTCGCGTGGCCCGCCTTTATTCGCCGCATGGCGGCAGCCTGCATTATGATGAAACCACGCGCACTGGAAAGGTCTTCTTTGCGCTCGAGCGGCTGATGGAGCGGTTTACCGACCATCTGCTGTTTGTATCAAACTATGAGCGCAAGACATTCGAGCACAAGATCGGCGTGCCGACCGTGCCTAACGATGTCGTGTATAATGGGCTGCAGCCTTCCGAGTTCATTCCGGTGACGCCTGCACCCGGTGCCGCGGACCTCCTCTATATCGGGATGATGCGCGACCTGAAGGGCCCTGACCTGTTTATCGACGCAATGGCAGCTGCCGAGAAAAGCCTCGGTCGGGCGATTCACGCCGTGATGGTAGGCGACGGGGACGATCTACCGCGCTACAAAGCGCAGGCTACCGCGCTGGGACTAGAGCCGCGGATCACCTTCCGACCGCCGATGCCAGCCCGTGAGGCCTTTGCTCTCGCCAGCCTGGTCGTAGTACCGTCGCGTGCCGAAGCCATGCCCTACATCGTGCTGGAAGCATTGGGTGCTGGCAAGCCGATGATTGCCAGTGCTGTCGGTGGCATTCCCGAAATTTTCGGGGCAAAATCCCCTGCCATGGTGGCGCCGGAAGTTGCCGCCCTGTCGGGCAAGATAAATCAGGCGCTTGCAGAGCCGGGCATCTACGCCGCGCATATGCCTCCGCTCTCCGAGCTGAAAGCCCGGTTCGGTGCCGACGTCATGGCGAAGCACGTTCAAAAGGCATATTTTGCTGCCCTGGATACGCAGGCGCGCTGA
- a CDS encoding DUF2842 domain-containing protein, with translation MPIRLKKLIGAVLLVLLVILYALVATIIAVGQLAESGPLVHLAFFLFSGILWILPAMGIIKWLILEPRPRKIKP, from the coding sequence ATGCCCATTCGCCTGAAAAAACTGATCGGAGCCGTACTTCTGGTTCTGCTGGTGATCCTCTACGCGCTGGTCGCCACGATCATCGCCGTTGGGCAGCTGGCCGAGTCGGGCCCGCTTGTGCATCTGGCATTCTTCCTGTTCAGCGGCATTCTCTGGATCTTGCCCGCCATGGGCATCATCAAGTGGCTGATCCTGGAGCCGCGCCCGCGCAAGATAAAACCCTAG
- a CDS encoding GumC family protein, whose protein sequence is MSGGYNTTNDVDVDLGRLFSSLARNWLSILLVSLILTGLALAFASLSTPRYMGETRLLIETRESVFTRPDSANSESNSPVLDEEGVTSQVEVIASTDILKQVAQKLDLAKLREFDPAADMSALGRLLVMTGLKADPNEIPPEERVLKAFREKLSVYRVEKSRVIVIEVSSEDPKLAAEIPNALADAYLAVQRDVKSQSNTDATEWLEPEIVDLRSRVKEAEQKVAAYRSSSDLLMGQNNSVLATQQMSELSTELSRVRAGRANAQANAQGVRATLQGGGSLDALPEVLSSGLIQRLRERQVQLKADIADLSTSLLNGHPRIRALNSQLADLDKQIRNEAEKVMRGLETEAKTAQLRENQLVASLNTLKAEASRAGEEEVELRALEREAASQRDLLESYLTRYREASSRRDRNYLPVDARIFSRAIVPSEPYFPKTLPIAGAAFVASLLMMVIITLLQELFSGRAMQPAAGARPEPIDEVAMPAIAADAGYPEPYIAQPVQATVSGPSAYVPEPTPPQQREKREIRASHLGEVTVETAAERLIAGGVSRAIFISPEGDEAAATAVLVAREVADAGLRVLLLDLTSTGAASRPMLESGVFPGITNLLASEAQFSDVIHTDAYSDCHVIPVGTADPERAMRAIDRLPIIMNSLTTAYDVVVVECGPADAKGIRRLVSDGTEILVSVIEPKDDAVAEAAADLAAGGYDRLTMVSPLGYEPPFPPVPDRSVA, encoded by the coding sequence ATGTCTGGTGGTTACAACACGACCAATGATGTTGACGTTGATCTTGGCAGGCTGTTTTCCAGCCTTGCCCGGAATTGGCTGAGCATTCTTTTGGTTTCTCTCATCCTGACGGGTTTGGCGCTGGCTTTCGCCTCTCTGTCCACGCCCCGCTACATGGGCGAGACGCGGTTGTTGATCGAAACTCGCGAATCCGTCTTCACCCGTCCTGATTCCGCCAATTCCGAGAGCAACAGCCCTGTGCTGGATGAAGAAGGTGTCACGAGCCAGGTCGAGGTAATCGCCTCGACAGATATTCTGAAGCAGGTCGCCCAGAAACTCGACCTCGCCAAGCTGCGTGAATTTGATCCGGCGGCTGACATGTCTGCGCTCGGCAGGTTGCTGGTGATGACAGGCCTCAAGGCAGACCCGAACGAAATACCGCCGGAAGAGCGCGTGCTGAAGGCATTCCGCGAAAAGCTCTCGGTCTACCGCGTGGAAAAGTCCCGCGTCATAGTCATCGAGGTTTCGTCAGAAGACCCCAAACTCGCGGCTGAAATTCCAAATGCGCTCGCCGATGCCTATCTGGCAGTTCAGCGCGATGTGAAGTCGCAATCCAACACCGACGCCACCGAATGGCTTGAGCCGGAAATCGTGGATTTGCGCAGCCGCGTGAAAGAAGCCGAGCAAAAGGTTGCGGCTTATCGTTCAAGCTCCGATCTCCTGATGGGCCAGAACAATTCAGTTCTTGCGACCCAGCAGATGTCGGAACTGTCGACCGAGCTCTCACGGGTGCGGGCGGGCCGTGCCAATGCGCAGGCCAACGCGCAAGGGGTGCGCGCAACCCTGCAGGGCGGCGGTTCGCTTGATGCCCTGCCGGAGGTGCTGTCCTCAGGCCTTATCCAACGGCTGCGTGAACGCCAGGTACAGCTGAAAGCCGACATCGCTGATCTGTCGACATCGCTGCTCAATGGCCATCCGCGCATTCGCGCGCTGAACTCGCAGCTTGCGGACCTCGACAAACAGATCCGTAACGAGGCTGAAAAGGTCATGCGGGGCCTTGAGACGGAAGCAAAAACGGCCCAGCTGCGCGAAAACCAACTCGTTGCCAGCCTCAACACGCTGAAAGCCGAAGCGTCGCGCGCCGGCGAAGAGGAGGTTGAACTACGGGCGCTTGAGCGCGAGGCTGCCTCGCAGCGCGACCTGCTGGAATCCTATCTCACCCGCTACCGCGAGGCATCCTCGCGGCGGGATCGTAACTACCTGCCAGTCGATGCCCGCATTTTTTCACGCGCCATTGTTCCCTCAGAACCTTATTTTCCCAAGACGTTGCCAATCGCCGGCGCTGCATTCGTTGCATCTTTGCTGATGATGGTCATCATCACACTTTTGCAGGAGCTGTTCAGCGGCCGCGCCATGCAGCCGGCAGCCGGAGCGCGGCCCGAGCCTATCGACGAGGTGGCCATGCCCGCCATCGCCGCGGATGCCGGTTACCCCGAGCCCTATATTGCGCAGCCCGTCCAAGCTACTGTTAGTGGACCCAGTGCCTATGTGCCCGAGCCCACGCCACCTCAGCAGCGCGAGAAACGTGAAATCCGTGCGTCGCATCTGGGTGAGGTGACCGTGGAAACCGCAGCAGAACGGCTGATAGCGGGCGGCGTCTCGCGGGCAATCTTCATATCCCCCGAAGGCGACGAGGCTGCGGCGACTGCCGTTCTTGTGGCCCGCGAAGTGGCCGATGCCGGCTTGCGCGTGCTGTTGCTGGACCTGACCTCAACGGGTGCTGCATCGCGCCCGATGCTCGAAAGCGGCGTGTTTCCCGGCATAACCAACCTGCTCGCCTCGGAAGCGCAGTTTTCAGACGTGATCCATACCGACGCTTATTCGGATTGCCACGTTATTCCCGTTGGCACCGCCGATCCGGAGCGCGCCATGCGGGCGATTGATCGCCTGCCCATCATCATGAACTCGCTTACCACGGCCTACGACGTCGTGGTGGTGGAATGTGGCCCGGCTGATGCCAAGGGCATCCGCCGCCTGGTTTCGGATGGAACAGAGATTCTCGTTAGTGTGATCGAGCCGAAGGATGATGCGGTTGCAGAAGCGGCAGCCGATCTCGCCGCCGGTGGCTATGATCGCCTGACGATGGTGTCACCGCTAGGCTACGAGCCGCCATTCCCGCCGGTCCCCGACCGCTCGGTCGCCTAA